One Aerococcus urinaeequi DNA segment encodes these proteins:
- a CDS encoding TVP38/TMEM64 family protein: protein MDMHRKQFVQRLIHLLNIVGTVATIIFIVWAWRNGLLTDKVAFLRFMGHFGIAAPLMFVVIQFIQTVVPVIPGSITIPLGVYMFGNVWGFIWNLMPIFLGSIFNFYLARKYGRSLVHMLVGDKYYNKALSWLDDRSGFKRILILGLILPFMPADVICYVAGLTNLSLSRFVQVLAVGKPITILIYSYSTIFLVELVSKWI, encoded by the coding sequence ATGGACATGCATCGTAAACAATTCGTACAGCGATTGATTCATTTACTGAATATTGTGGGTACGGTTGCTACTATAATCTTTATTGTTTGGGCATGGCGGAATGGTTTGTTGACGGACAAAGTGGCCTTTTTAAGGTTTATGGGCCACTTTGGGATTGCCGCACCGCTGATGTTTGTGGTGATTCAATTCATCCAAACGGTTGTGCCTGTCATACCTGGTTCGATTACCATCCCCCTTGGCGTATACATGTTTGGGAATGTCTGGGGCTTTATTTGGAACTTGATGCCCATTTTTCTAGGGTCCATATTCAACTTCTACTTAGCCCGAAAGTATGGCCGAAGTTTGGTCCATATGCTAGTGGGAGACAAGTACTATAATAAGGCCTTAAGTTGGCTGGATGACCGGTCGGGCTTTAAACGGATCTTGATTTTAGGTTTGATTTTGCCCTTTATGCCGGCTGATGTGATTTGCTATGTGGCTGGTTTAACCAATTTGTCTCTGTCGCGTTTCGTTCAAGTCTTAGCAGTAGGGAAACCCATTACCATTTTGATTTACTCTTATTCAACCATCTTTTTAGTTGAATTAGTGAGTAAGTGGATATAG
- a CDS encoding ABC transporter ATP-binding protein, whose protein sequence is MNTLTVKNLSKSYGKITPFQAVKDVSFNIAPGEIVSLVGPNGAGKTTIVSMIGGYIEKTAGEIWVNGKQDHYKNDIGVSFGGDLGFYGNVSAYDNLNFYADLANVPFRQRKHEVHRVLDIVSLTDVKNKQVKFFSKGMNQRLHIAKSLLNKPSLLLLDEPTNGLDVEIAKEIRDTIKKLTVEENVSILLTSHIMGEIETLSNRIILIGGGSLKFEGPVADIIHYSGLPKGSTLEDAYLSIAPSLRRS, encoded by the coding sequence ATGAATACTTTAACTGTTAAAAATCTATCAAAATCTTATGGCAAAATAACACCCTTTCAAGCAGTCAAAGATGTTTCTTTCAACATTGCCCCGGGTGAAATTGTTTCACTTGTTGGACCAAATGGCGCTGGAAAAACAACCATCGTTTCAATGATCGGCGGTTATATCGAGAAAACTGCCGGGGAAATTTGGGTAAATGGTAAACAAGACCACTATAAGAATGATATTGGCGTTTCTTTTGGAGGCGATTTAGGTTTCTACGGAAATGTTTCGGCCTATGATAATTTAAACTTCTATGCTGACCTTGCAAATGTACCATTTCGACAGCGTAAACATGAGGTCCATAGAGTTTTAGATATCGTTTCGCTGACTGATGTAAAAAATAAACAAGTAAAATTTTTCTCTAAAGGAATGAATCAACGATTACATATCGCTAAATCGCTATTAAACAAACCCTCCTTACTCTTACTAGATGAACCTACTAACGGGTTAGATGTGGAAATCGCTAAAGAAATAAGAGATACAATCAAAAAATTAACTGTAGAAGAAAATGTGAGCATCTTATTGACAAGCCACATCATGGGGGAGATAGAAACCCTATCTAATCGCATTATACTTATTGGTGGTGGCAGCCTAAAATTTGAGGGTCCTGTAGCAGATATTATTCACTATTCCGGCTTACCTAAAGGCTCCACCTTAGAAGACGCCTACTTATCTATTGCGCCAAGTTTAAGGAGGTCATAA
- a CDS encoding ROK family protein: MTAQALYLGIDIGGTNIKSGLVDKSGQITNQYKRKTPQNLPDLKLAIIDIVNQAQAQVGDQLKGVGFSAPGRVVSETGVVHVGGAIPFIDGLNFKHFIKENFGLPAAAINDGKAAALAELWQGHLTDVDNGLVLLLGTGVGGGIVLNGQLHQGSHFQAGELSYMYASSSDMTTENAMGRRGSAVIFVNKSRELLGLAPGDGEEVFQALEEGTNPEVTALFDQYCQDIVYIVHTLQISLDLDRVVLGGGISAQPLVLKGIQDKYDALRRDVPWFNDSFEPIEIGLCKYGSEANLIGAVYQLLIEE, encoded by the coding sequence ATGACAGCGCAAGCACTATATTTAGGCATTGATATTGGCGGGACAAATATTAAATCAGGATTGGTAGACAAATCGGGTCAGATTACCAACCAATATAAGCGGAAAACGCCACAGAACTTGCCTGATTTAAAATTAGCTATCATTGATATTGTTAATCAAGCACAGGCACAGGTGGGCGACCAGCTAAAAGGAGTTGGCTTTTCTGCACCAGGGCGGGTGGTTTCAGAAACAGGTGTCGTCCATGTTGGGGGCGCAATTCCTTTTATTGATGGCTTAAATTTCAAACACTTTATTAAAGAAAATTTTGGCCTACCAGCGGCGGCTATTAACGACGGCAAGGCAGCAGCCCTAGCTGAATTGTGGCAAGGGCACTTAACAGATGTTGATAATGGATTGGTTTTACTTTTAGGGACCGGTGTAGGTGGCGGGATTGTCTTAAATGGGCAACTGCATCAAGGCAGTCATTTCCAAGCGGGTGAACTGTCCTACATGTATGCGTCTTCTAGCGATATGACCACAGAGAATGCAATGGGTAGGCGAGGATCTGCGGTTATTTTCGTGAATAAATCTAGAGAACTATTAGGGCTAGCGCCTGGTGACGGTGAGGAAGTTTTCCAAGCCTTAGAAGAGGGGACTAATCCTGAAGTTACAGCCTTATTTGACCAATATTGCCAAGATATCGTTTATATCGTCCATACCCTACAGATATCGCTAGACCTAGACAGGGTCGTTTTGGGTGGGGGTATTTCAGCCCAACCACTGGTGTTAAAAGGGATCCAAGACAAATATGATGCACTACGCCGTGACGTACCATGGTTTAACGACTCATTTGAACCGATTGAGATTGGTTTGTGTAAATATGGTAGTGAAGCCAATTTGATTGGGGCCGTATATCAATTGTTGATAGAAGAATAG
- a CDS encoding PTS cellobiose transporter subunit IIB, whose protein sequence is MSSSLVAKKATALFQTAGKAIEVNATSVYAGQKAIEDDQYDLYLVSPQTRMFFDQLAKFANRTHKPIAKIPPQAYVPLPRQTQMLADLIEVHLENR, encoded by the coding sequence ATGTCATCATCATTGGTTGCTAAGAAGGCAACGGCCTTGTTTCAAACAGCAGGAAAAGCTATCGAAGTAAATGCCACATCAGTGTATGCAGGGCAAAAAGCCATTGAAGATGATCAATATGATCTGTATTTAGTCAGTCCACAAACGAGAATGTTTTTTGATCAATTAGCTAAATTCGCTAATCGGACGCATAAACCCATTGCCAAGATTCCACCACAAGCCTATGTACCCTTACCAAGGCAAACGCAAATGCTGGCAGATTTAATTGAAGTGCACCTTGAAAACAGATGA
- a CDS encoding glycogen/starch/alpha-glucan phosphorylase, with the protein MLNLNERAQAQFNQPLSELSHAEIYKILLDLVQEKTAAMPQNEGKRKLYYISAEFLIGKLLSNNLLNLGLYDDVAAELAENGTSLAEVEEAEAEPSLGNGGLGRLAACFLDSIATLGLNGDGVGLNYHFGLFRQYFEDNKQSYEPDEWLDHPTWLNKSDISYKVPFGKFTLQSTLYEIDVPGYNQPNVNKLRLFDLDTVNPEIIEESSINFDKTQIEENLTLFLYPDDSDRNGNLLRIYQQYFMVSNGAQLAIQEAIERGSNIHDLAEYVVVQINDTHPTFIIPEFVRLLTTEHGIDFEEAVEITRNVVAFTNHTILSEALEKWPLSDIHEVVPEIAEIITKLDEIIKDQFPDNEAVHIIDEWGTVHMASIAIHFGFSINGVAALHTEILKNNELNHFYEIYPEKFSNKTNGITFRRWLMASNPSLTNFIDEHIGTKWREDADLTDLLAFENDDKVLDELRRIKKENKNALADHLQRTRDINIDRHSIVDVQIKRIHEYKRQQMLALYIIYKYHEIKAGNIPGTPITIIFGGKAAPAYTIAKDIIHLILSLSELIENDLDVAPHLKVVFVDNYNVSEAEYLIPAANISEQISLASKEASGTGNMKFMLNGALTIMTWDGANVEIAEQVGEENVYPFGKSSEEIVNLYATDGYDPQDYYKQERIKPIVDFIISDELMAYGIPDRLHRLYNDMTNKDYFMTLIDLEEFIDVKEKVYYDYEDRRDWTRRSLINIANAGYFSADRTIEEYNNDIWHLDQ; encoded by the coding sequence ATGTTAAATTTAAACGAACGTGCCCAAGCACAATTTAATCAACCGCTAAGCGAGTTGTCACACGCGGAAATCTACAAAATTTTATTAGACCTTGTCCAAGAAAAAACAGCCGCAATGCCGCAAAATGAAGGTAAACGTAAACTTTATTATATCTCTGCTGAATTTTTAATCGGTAAATTACTATCAAATAACTTATTAAACTTAGGTTTATACGATGATGTAGCTGCTGAATTAGCGGAAAATGGGACTTCTCTTGCTGAAGTTGAAGAAGCTGAAGCAGAGCCGTCACTAGGAAATGGTGGTTTGGGCCGTCTAGCAGCTTGCTTCCTAGACTCAATCGCCACTTTAGGGTTGAACGGTGACGGGGTAGGATTAAACTACCACTTCGGGCTATTCCGCCAATACTTTGAGGATAATAAACAATCTTATGAACCCGATGAGTGGTTAGACCATCCAACGTGGCTAAACAAATCGGACATTTCTTACAAGGTGCCGTTTGGTAAATTTACCTTACAATCTACTTTATATGAAATCGATGTACCTGGTTACAACCAACCAAACGTCAATAAATTACGCTTATTTGATTTAGACACAGTAAATCCAGAAATTATCGAAGAAAGTTCTATTAATTTTGACAAGACTCAAATTGAAGAGAACTTGACCTTATTCTTATATCCAGATGACTCTGACCGTAATGGGAACTTATTACGTATCTATCAACAATATTTCATGGTCTCAAATGGTGCTCAATTAGCCATTCAAGAAGCGATCGAGCGTGGGTCTAACATCCATGACTTAGCAGAATATGTTGTTGTACAAATTAACGATACGCATCCGACATTTATTATTCCAGAATTCGTTCGCTTATTAACAACGGAACACGGCATTGATTTTGAAGAAGCAGTAGAAATCACACGCAATGTGGTTGCTTTCACTAACCATACGATTCTTTCAGAAGCCTTGGAAAAATGGCCACTATCTGATATTCATGAAGTTGTACCAGAAATTGCTGAAATTATTACGAAGCTAGACGAAATCATCAAAGATCAATTTCCGGATAATGAAGCAGTTCACATCATTGATGAATGGGGTACTGTGCATATGGCGTCGATTGCGATTCACTTTGGATTCTCAATCAACGGGGTTGCCGCTTTACATACAGAAATATTGAAAAATAACGAGTTAAACCATTTTTATGAGATTTATCCTGAAAAATTCTCAAATAAAACAAACGGGATTACTTTCCGTCGTTGGTTAATGGCATCTAACCCGTCGTTAACAAACTTTATTGATGAACACATTGGGACAAAATGGCGTGAAGATGCTGACTTAACAGACTTATTAGCATTCGAAAATGATGATAAGGTATTAGATGAATTACGTCGTATTAAGAAAGAAAATAAAAATGCCTTGGCAGACCACTTGCAGCGCACACGTGACATTAATATTGACCGTCATTCAATTGTAGATGTTCAAATTAAACGTATTCATGAGTACAAGCGCCAACAAATGTTGGCCTTATACATCATCTACAAATACCATGAAATTAAAGCAGGGAACATTCCTGGAACGCCAATTACCATTATTTTCGGTGGTAAAGCAGCGCCAGCCTATACGATTGCTAAAGATATTATTCATTTAATCTTGTCATTATCAGAATTAATCGAAAATGACTTAGATGTGGCACCACACTTGAAAGTGGTATTCGTAGACAACTACAACGTGTCTGAAGCGGAATACTTAATTCCAGCAGCCAATATCTCTGAGCAAATTTCATTAGCTTCTAAAGAAGCTTCTGGTACTGGTAACATGAAATTCATGTTAAATGGGGCATTAACTATCATGACTTGGGATGGGGCAAACGTTGAAATCGCTGAACAAGTAGGTGAAGAGAACGTTTATCCATTTGGTAAATCAAGTGAAGAAATCGTTAACCTATACGCAACAGATGGTTACGACCCACAAGACTACTATAAACAAGAACGCATTAAACCAATCGTAGATTTCATTATCTCTGATGAATTAATGGCTTATGGTATTCCAGACCGCTTACACCGTCTATATAATGACATGACCAATAAAGATTACTTTATGACCTTGATTGATTTAGAAGAATTTATTGATGTGAAAGAAAAAGTTTACTACGACTATGAAGATCGTCGCGACTGGACCCGTCGTTCATTAATCAATATCGCGAACGCTGGTTACTTCTCAGCTGACCGTACGATTGAAGAATACAATAATGATATTTGGCACTTAGACCAATAA
- the malQ gene encoding 4-alpha-glucanotransferase, whose translation MERASGIVLHISSLPNQFGIGSFGASAYKFVDFLVATKQQYWQILPLTTTSFGDSPYQSFSAFAGNTHFIDFDLLTKKGYLNQADYQEVNFGDDSKKVAYNTIFQKRRPILEKAVANFVAAKAYNQPEFLQFYEENGFWLIPFAQYMTVKEEQGQSPWYEWPENLRNYDEAVINQFCEAHVERYDYHLVTQFWFNQQYNDLKTYANENHIEIIGDIPIYVARDSVEMWTQPELFLTDEKKNPSLVAGVPPDFYSADGQYWGNPIYDWDYMAETDYAWWILRMKESFKLYDVVRIDHFRGFESYWAVPFGSPTAASGSWKKGPGNKIFDQFKKELGDIKVIAEDLGFMTQAVNDMRDKTGYPGMKVLQNGFYGQDSEDLPHHYPVNSVAYASTHDSMQAYDWYMNQATQAERDQADQYLNRRVGEHPSDAFVRGIAASPSRLAIYMMNDLLRLGPEGRINIPSTIGNNWDWRMSEDDFTVDLEERLLAVTETYFRVNKAFISQDDTNNGINSVTAEAAFLPEDND comes from the coding sequence ATGGAAAGAGCAAGTGGTATCGTTTTACACATATCTTCCCTACCTAATCAATTTGGTATCGGCTCATTTGGCGCATCAGCCTATAAATTTGTCGACTTTCTTGTCGCAACCAAGCAACAATACTGGCAAATCCTCCCCTTGACCACAACATCATTTGGGGACTCGCCTTACCAATCATTCTCAGCCTTTGCCGGCAATACACATTTTATTGATTTTGACTTATTAACGAAAAAGGGTTACCTAAACCAAGCTGACTATCAAGAGGTTAACTTTGGTGATGACTCGAAGAAAGTAGCTTACAATACTATTTTCCAAAAAAGGCGACCGATTCTCGAAAAGGCTGTAGCGAACTTTGTGGCAGCTAAAGCCTACAACCAGCCGGAATTCTTACAATTTTATGAAGAAAATGGTTTTTGGTTGATTCCTTTCGCTCAGTATATGACCGTTAAAGAAGAACAGGGTCAAAGCCCTTGGTATGAATGGCCAGAAAACTTGCGTAACTATGACGAAGCGGTTATTAACCAGTTTTGTGAAGCGCATGTTGAGCGGTATGATTACCATTTAGTCACCCAATTTTGGTTTAACCAACAATATAATGACCTAAAAACTTATGCGAACGAGAACCATATCGAAATCATCGGTGATATTCCTATTTACGTGGCCAGAGACTCAGTTGAAATGTGGACCCAACCAGAATTATTTCTAACTGATGAGAAAAAAAATCCATCCTTGGTTGCTGGTGTACCACCTGATTTCTATTCGGCTGACGGCCAATATTGGGGTAACCCAATTTATGACTGGGATTACATGGCAGAAACTGATTATGCTTGGTGGATTTTACGGATGAAAGAAAGCTTCAAGTTGTATGATGTCGTACGTATTGACCACTTCCGTGGATTTGAAAGCTATTGGGCAGTCCCATTTGGGTCACCAACCGCTGCTTCAGGCTCTTGGAAAAAGGGTCCAGGCAATAAAATTTTTGATCAGTTTAAAAAGGAATTAGGCGACATTAAGGTGATTGCAGAAGATTTAGGTTTTATGACGCAAGCCGTCAATGATATGCGGGATAAAACGGGCTACCCAGGAATGAAAGTTCTCCAAAATGGCTTCTATGGTCAAGATTCAGAGGACTTACCACATCATTATCCTGTCAATTCAGTAGCCTATGCGTCAACGCACGATTCGATGCAAGCTTATGACTGGTATATGAACCAAGCAACCCAAGCTGAACGGGACCAGGCCGACCAATACCTTAACCGACGTGTGGGTGAACACCCTTCAGACGCTTTTGTTAGAGGGATTGCCGCATCGCCTTCAAGACTAGCCATCTATATGATGAACGACTTATTACGTTTAGGACCTGAAGGGCGAATCAATATTCCATCTACTATTGGTAACAACTGGGACTGGCGCATGAGTGAGGATGACTTTACCGTTGACCTTGAAGAACGCCTGCTTGCAGTCACTGAAACATACTTTAGAGTAAACAAAGCTTTCATTAGTCAAGATGATACAAATAATGGTATAAATAGTGTAACAGCGGAGGCTGCCTTTTTACCTGAAGATAATGATTAG
- a CDS encoding LacI family DNA-binding transcriptional regulator, with product MAITIRDVAKRAGVAPSTVSRVIADNPSISEKTKNKVRTVMKEMNYFPNIYAQGLASAHSKTFGLVLPLASDAFYQNPFFPTVLRGINFEMAKHDYSILLSVGLDDDQRRKHIEKIVNGKQVEGLIFLYASKNDPLLRFAQEVNCPAVVIGSPDNTKVHFVDNDNDLIGYQATASLIQQGCQRIAYIGGDMKQFFIADRHKGYERALKDHELAYDPKRIYNDFAFLPSDGYNLAKDTLDLENIDGMVISDELVSEGIRAYLETQDNLNIKTVTFSAFKQDQISRKNNDAYINLNSHIIGARAVDILFEALDPEQASTRFIHEYVDADPHTF from the coding sequence ATGGCAATTACAATTCGAGATGTAGCTAAAAGAGCGGGTGTAGCACCTTCTACCGTTTCACGGGTGATCGCTGACAACCCCTCAATTAGTGAAAAAACTAAAAATAAAGTGCGTACTGTGATGAAGGAAATGAATTATTTTCCAAACATTTATGCGCAAGGGCTTGCAAGTGCTCACTCTAAAACATTCGGCCTTGTCCTACCCCTAGCCAGTGACGCCTTTTACCAAAACCCCTTCTTCCCGACCGTCTTACGTGGGATTAATTTTGAGATGGCTAAACATGATTACTCTATTCTGCTTTCCGTTGGTTTAGATGATGATCAGCGCCGGAAACATATTGAAAAAATCGTTAACGGTAAGCAAGTGGAGGGCTTAATCTTTCTATATGCCTCAAAAAATGACCCCCTATTGCGGTTCGCCCAAGAGGTCAACTGTCCAGCCGTTGTCATCGGGTCGCCCGACAACACTAAAGTTCATTTCGTGGATAACGACAATGACTTAATAGGTTACCAAGCAACGGCATCCTTGATTCAACAAGGGTGCCAGCGAATTGCTTATATCGGTGGGGACATGAAGCAATTCTTTATCGCCGACCGGCACAAAGGTTATGAACGTGCCTTAAAAGATCATGAATTAGCTTATGATCCAAAACGTATTTATAACGACTTTGCCTTCTTGCCTAGCGATGGTTACAATCTAGCTAAAGATACACTAGACCTTGAAAATATTGATGGTATGGTCATTTCTGATGAACTGGTCTCAGAAGGTATTCGTGCCTATCTAGAAACGCAAGACAATTTAAACATCAAAACCGTTACCTTTTCTGCCTTTAAACAAGATCAAATTAGTCGGAAAAATAACGATGCTTATATCAATCTAAATTCTCATATTATTGGCGCTCGCGCTGTAGACATTTTATTCGAAGCACTAGACCCAGAACAGGCATCCACCCGCTTTATCCACGAATATGTTGACGCCGATCCACATACTTTCTAA
- a CDS encoding Gfo/Idh/MocA family protein produces the protein MTKQVNNKLNIATIGYGGMGTYHVHGLISAEADYLQVVGIYDIDQERKDVAEETGTYVYPAFEAILDDQEVDAVLIATPNDSHKDLAIRSMRAGKHVICEKPVAMNTQEFDEMIAVSEETGRVLMVHQNRRWDPDFLQVKDIFTKRQAVGDVFQIESRVHGANGIPGDWRHLKAHGGGMVLDWGIHLFDQLLWLVDSPIKSVHSDLSYILGDEVDDGFMAYITFENGIRAHVEVGTTNFISLPRWYIKGNQGTAIIEDWEMNGRIVRATGNTVENKPSPIRAGVGLTKTMAPPVDGVTETLPLPESKPAATSFYKNFYDVVVNGAEPIVKNDQVRQVMQLIDHILA, from the coding sequence ATGACAAAACAAGTGAATAATAAATTAAATATCGCAACAATCGGTTACGGTGGCATGGGGACCTACCATGTCCACGGCCTGATTTCAGCCGAAGCCGACTACCTACAAGTCGTGGGCATTTATGACATTGACCAAGAACGAAAAGACGTGGCGGAAGAAACGGGCACTTATGTTTACCCAGCCTTTGAAGCTATTTTAGATGATCAAGAGGTAGATGCTGTTCTTATTGCTACACCTAATGACAGTCATAAGGATTTAGCTATTCGCTCAATGCGGGCAGGGAAACATGTAATTTGTGAAAAACCAGTGGCCATGAATACCCAAGAATTCGACGAAATGATAGCCGTATCTGAAGAAACAGGACGCGTACTCATGGTTCACCAAAACCGTCGCTGGGACCCAGACTTCTTACAAGTCAAAGACATATTCACAAAACGTCAAGCGGTAGGAGATGTCTTCCAAATCGAATCACGCGTCCACGGCGCTAACGGCATTCCAGGGGACTGGCGCCATCTAAAAGCCCACGGTGGCGGTATGGTCTTAGACTGGGGAATCCATTTATTTGATCAATTATTGTGGCTAGTAGATTCACCAATCAAGTCCGTCCACTCAGACTTATCTTATATCCTCGGCGACGAAGTAGACGACGGATTTATGGCTTATATCACCTTTGAAAACGGCATCCGCGCCCATGTTGAAGTAGGGACAACTAACTTCATTAGCCTGCCTCGCTGGTATATCAAAGGTAATCAAGGAACAGCCATCATTGAAGACTGGGAAATGAACGGCCGCATCGTGAGAGCAACCGGTAATACTGTGGAAAATAAACCATCACCGATTAGAGCAGGCGTCGGTTTGACCAAAACAATGGCACCACCAGTTGATGGCGTCACTGAGACCTTACCATTACCAGAAAGCAAGCCAGCAGCGACATCATTTTACAAGAATTTCTATGATGTGGTCGTTAATGGCGCAGAACCAATCGTAAAAAATGATCAAGTTCGTCAAGTAATGCAATTAATTGATCATATTTTAGCTTAG
- a CDS encoding sugar phosphate isomerase/epimerase family protein: MKLGVFTPLFNDLSFEDMLDQVAAKGLETVEIGTGASPGDAHLKIDTLLASSDARKEYLQKVADRGLSISALSAHGNPISPDKNQAQAHDELLRKTIKLASLMNVPVVNGFSGVGGGNATDTHVNWPVIPWPTEYADAYHYQWDQVLIPYWKDINQEAGAAGVKIGIEMHGGFLAHTPATMLRLRSEAGDNIGCNFDPSHMWWQGIDPVAAIKILGKAGAINHFHAKDTYLDQDNINMYGLTDMQPYQDVASRAWTFRSVGEGHPMSEWSQMLAQLRIYGYDYVLSIEHEDPIMSVDEGLDRAITNLKSVMMRDQPQEMWWA, encoded by the coding sequence ATGAAATTAGGCGTATTTACCCCTTTATTCAACGATTTATCCTTTGAAGACATGTTAGATCAAGTAGCGGCAAAAGGACTTGAGACGGTAGAAATTGGTACCGGTGCTAGTCCGGGGGACGCCCACTTGAAAATCGATACCCTTTTGGCATCTAGTGATGCAAGAAAAGAATACTTACAAAAGGTTGCAGACCGTGGACTGTCTATTTCAGCCCTATCGGCGCATGGTAATCCCATTTCACCAGATAAAAATCAAGCGCAAGCGCACGATGAATTGCTTAGAAAAACCATCAAACTGGCATCCTTAATGAACGTGCCAGTTGTGAATGGCTTCTCAGGTGTTGGGGGCGGAAACGCGACAGATACCCATGTTAACTGGCCGGTCATTCCTTGGCCAACGGAGTATGCAGACGCCTACCATTACCAATGGGACCAAGTCTTAATCCCTTACTGGAAGGACATTAACCAAGAAGCAGGGGCAGCAGGCGTTAAAATCGGGATTGAAATGCACGGTGGCTTTTTAGCCCATACCCCAGCAACCATGTTACGTTTACGGTCTGAAGCAGGGGACAATATCGGTTGTAACTTTGACCCATCGCATATGTGGTGGCAAGGAATTGACCCAGTCGCAGCCATTAAAATTTTAGGTAAAGCTGGCGCAATCAACCACTTCCATGCCAAAGATACCTACTTAGACCAAGACAATATCAACATGTACGGCCTAACTGATATGCAACCTTATCAAGATGTTGCCAGTCGTGCATGGACCTTTAGAAGTGTTGGTGAAGGCCATCCGATGTCCGAATGGTCACAAATGTTGGCCCAATTGCGCATTTACGGCTATGATTACGTGCTTTCAATTGAACACGAAGATCCAATTATGTCAGTAGACGAAGGACTAGACCGTGCCATTACCAATCTAAAATCTGTCATGATGCGAGACCAACCCCAAGAAATGTGGTGGGCATAG
- a CDS encoding ThuA domain-containing protein, with product MIRVTVWNEFRHELTDEDVKAVYPEGIHEALASFLTADFQVNMATLDQPEHGLTEEVLNQTDVLLWWGHMAHGEVADEIVDRVHQRVLDGMGLIVLHSGHFSKIFQKLMGTTCNLKWREDGLSAKVWNVNPSHPITQGVGEWIDLDQEEMYGEHFDVPAPDELIFITGYPNGEVFRGGMTYRRGNGKIFYFHPGHETFPTYYHPTIQRVIKNAVHWAAPLTERPTYGHFPIDGNGPND from the coding sequence ATGATTCGAGTAACAGTATGGAACGAATTCCGGCATGAATTGACGGATGAGGACGTGAAAGCTGTCTATCCAGAGGGGATTCATGAAGCCTTAGCTAGTTTCTTAACAGCAGATTTTCAAGTGAATATGGCAACCCTAGACCAGCCAGAACACGGCTTGACCGAGGAAGTCTTAAATCAAACGGATGTCCTCCTTTGGTGGGGACATATGGCACATGGTGAAGTGGCAGATGAGATTGTTGACCGAGTTCACCAGCGCGTTTTGGATGGCATGGGACTGATTGTCTTGCATTCGGGTCATTTTTCTAAAATATTCCAGAAATTGATGGGGACGACTTGTAATTTGAAATGGCGTGAGGACGGGCTTTCTGCCAAGGTGTGGAATGTGAATCCGTCTCACCCAATTACCCAGGGTGTGGGCGAGTGGATTGATTTAGACCAAGAAGAAATGTATGGAGAACACTTTGACGTTCCGGCGCCGGATGAACTGATTTTTATTACCGGTTATCCAAACGGAGAAGTATTCCGCGGAGGCATGACCTATCGCCGGGGTAACGGGAAGATTTTTTACTTCCACCCAGGTCATGAAACCTTCCCGACTTATTATCATCCAACTATCCAGCGGGTCATTAAAAATGCGGTCCACTGGGCAGCACCTCTGACTGAAAGGCCTACATATGGGCATTTTCCCATTGATGGCAATGGGCCAAATGACTAG